In Humulus lupulus chromosome 6, drHumLupu1.1, whole genome shotgun sequence, a single genomic region encodes these proteins:
- the LOC133782104 gene encoding transmembrane emp24 domain-containing protein p24delta3-like yields the protein MKSTVAFLVILCMVRASESIWLTLPSSGTKCVSEEIQNNVVVLGDYVVVSEDHSNDTPTISVKVTSPYGSNLHHAENSTHGQFAFTTHEAGNYLACFWVDGYNHGKGDVSVNLDWKTGIAAKDWESVARKEKIEGVELELRKLEGAVEAIHENLLYLKSKEAEMRNVSENTNARVAWFSMVSVSVCIAVSALQLWYLKRFFQKKKLI from the exons ATGAAGAGTACGGTGGCATTTCTGGTGATCCTCTGCATGGTTCGAGCCAGTGAATCGATTTGGCTAACTCTACCCTCGTCCGGCACCAAGTGCGTCTCCGAGGAAATCCAGAACAACGTCGTCGTTTTGGGAGATTACGTCGTCGTTTCCGAAGATCATTCTAACGACACCCCCACCATCTCCGTCAAG GTGACATCTCCTTACGGGAGCAATCTCCACCATGCGGAAAATTCAACACATGGTCAGTTTGCTTTTACAACTCATGAAGCTGGCAACTACTTGGCATGTTTTTGGGTGGATGGTTATAACCATGGAAAAGGAGATGTGAGTGTTAATCTTGACTGGAAAACTGGAATTGCTGCTAAAGATTGGGAATCGGTTGCAAGGAAAGAGAAGATTGAG GGCGTCGAACTTGAGTTGAGGAAACTCGAAGGAGCTGTGGAGGCCATCCACGAGAATCTGCTTTACCTCAAGAGCAA AGAAGCAGAGATGAGGAATGTGAGCGAAAATACGAATGCTAGAGTGGCGTGGTTTAGTATGGTGTCGGTATCAGTTTGCATTGCAGTTTCAGCTCTGCAGTTATGGTACTTGAAACGGTTTTTCCAAAAGAAGAAGCTTATCTAG